Sequence from the Tripterygium wilfordii isolate XIE 37 chromosome 10, ASM1340144v1, whole genome shotgun sequence genome:
CAATAGGAAAGTTCAGAAATTGGTCCTGCTCCTTGTGACCCATTAAAGAATTTTATACCAATTTTTCTGGGTCGTAGTAAAGTTTGTTCCTTTATTAATCTTGCAGTCCAATAACCGGCGGCGAACGTTGGAGGGTTGAGAATGATCATCAACGTTAAGGAGTCGAACATGGTGCGACCGGCGGAGGAGACGCCGCAGAAGGGGCTGTGGAACGCCAACGTGGACCTGGTGGTGCCCAGATTCCATACTCCGAGTGTCTATTTTTACAGACCGACTAGAGCCTCCAACTTCTTCGATCCTCGAGTGCTCAAGGAGGCTCTGAGCAAGGCTCTTGTGCCGTTCTATCCAATGGCGGGAAGGCTAAGGCGCGATGAGGATGGTCGTATTGAGATCAATTGCAATGCTGAAGGTGTCCAATTGAATGTGGCTGAAACCAACTCTGTCATTGATGATTTTGGTGATTTTGCGCCCACTATGGAGCTCAAGCAGCTCATTCCAACTGTCGATTATTCTGGCGATATAGGGGCTTTTCCTCTCTTGGTGTTGCAGGTATGAATATATTCATTGTCTGTCTTAtatatttttgggcaatttcaaattatTGGTTGAAAATATTTGGATTGGAATATAATCTATATTGGATTGTTGTATTGGCATTAGTTATCTAGTGATTACATCAGTCATTATTCTATTATCAAATTTGCTATAGATGCAAGGAATCACAAGATTTTCAATCATTAATGTGAACTTCAAATGGTGTGCTTGAACCTAGACTGTTTGGGAACACTTAATTGGATTTCAATGTTGAGGAACCCTGAGATTCTTCATTCATTGATGtgacattgaaatttgaaatggtGTGCTTGAACCCATgtgatttcattaatttttaataGCATATGTGATTGTGGGTGATTTATTTTTGTTCAATAATATGGGAATAATAGAGTCCATGGCATGTTCAATCATAAATTGCATTTCTATATGCTGTCAATAAGTGAGGATGGCAACGATCGGCTGTGACCCTTATTTTAGTTATCTATACGGAAAAGTTCTTAGATTTTTAATATATGGAATCTGTTGGATTTCTTAGCCTTGAATGAATCAGTAACAATGGATTAGCCTGTTATCCCTAGAGGAACTTTTATCCGTTGAGTGACGACCTTTCCACTCAGCACCATCGGATCACTAAGGCTGACTTTCGTCCCTACTCGACGGGAGTTGTACGTTATCTAcaaagaaaattgcagatttttAACGTAAAgaaatttttggttttcttaaAGTGGTGGCCTTAAAGTAGGTAATGTTTTGGAGAATAAATAGATAGTGTTGTTTCAGCAATTATTGAAGGGAAGGAACTGAAAAATGAAATGTATTTTTGAGCAGGTGGTTCATTGAGTGCCACTATAATCATGGAACAACATAAGGGTTTGGGCAGTTGATCCATGAAAATGGTTATTTTTGGGGGTGAAGGGAATAGTTTGAGCTATTGAGTAGTGTGGTACTGTGGTTTAGTTTTGCTGTTGATCGTTTGCActaattttgtgaattttgtcATGTGGCGAAAGGAAGACGATTTTTGGTAGCTTATTAAATTGTTGTTGTCTTAGGAAGATGAGAATTTTTTTCGCATATCTAGGCAGCATGCTTCTCTCTGCTCCTACTTGTCTTGTAAAATACTTAACCCTAAGATTGATCTGACAACGATTCATATTGTATCCCATGTATGGCTCCTTTGCATTCAATAGTTTCCAATTTCATGTTATTTGCAATAAATGCTGAAATTACAATGGCAATAATATAGTATGATTGCGGTGTTAAATGTTTTGTGTGGCAGGGAGGAGTTTATCATGTCGCTTTTGGTATTGCTCCAGCTCTACACATTTCAGTCTAGAAAAGGTCTCCtcgttttttttataaatggcGTATAACCCCTGTAGTGGAGTTGTTTCCGTGGCTCCAGATGATCTCATCCATTTGGCTTAGTAAGCCCTGCTTCCGCTGTCCTGTTCCAATCTCATAGTGGTAATAGAATAGCTATTAAGTATAAAAAAAGTCTCCAGGGTGGCAGGGTGCTACCAGGACATGACCATGAGGTTAGAGGTTCCAACACCCCTCCCCCAAAGCTCGCCTACGAAAAAAAGGCATCGAAATCTATGCCATTTCTAACATGGCCAAAGTAACCCCCATAGTAGATCTCCTATAGTAGAACTGTTTCTGTAGTTGTAATCATATAAGGGTTCCAATGTATTATAATCAAAGATTTGTGTGTTTCATATGATTGATGTTTGTTGTACTTAGTTTTTTGTATTAGCATTAAACTCCACAGCCACTTATGTAAgcttttggttttgattcttgtTAGGTTACGTActttaagtgtgggggagtcTCGCTTGGTGTTGGCATGCAACATCATGTGGCTGATGGATTTTCCGGTCTTCACTTTGTGAACACATGGTCAGATATGGCTCGTGGTCTGGAGCTCACAATTCCACCATTCATCGACCGCACCCTACTCCGAGCGCGGGACCCACCTCAGCCCCAATTCCCTCATATTGAGTACCAACCACCTCCATCCTTGAAAGCTCCTCTTCAAGCAACACCCCAGTCAGGTCCTGAAAGCACAGCTGTGGCCATTTTCAAGTTGACCCGCAACCAGCTTGTCACCCTCAAAGGCAAGAGCAAGGAAAATGGTAATACTATCAACTATAGCTCATATGAGATGTTGGCCAGTCATGTATGGAGGTCCGCGTGCAAGGCACGTGGCCTAGCTGACGATCAGGAGACTAAATTGTACATTGCAACCGATGGGCGGTCAAGATTGCAACCTCCTCTGCTTCCCGGTTACTTTGGCAATGTAATCTTTACTGCCACACCAATTGCTGTAGCCGGTGATCTTCAATCAAAACCAGCATGGTACGCAGCAAGCCAGATTCATGACTCGTTGGCCAGGATGGACAACGATTACTTAAGGTCAGCCCTTGATTACCTAGAGCTGCAACCTGACTTATCAAAGCTTGTACGCGGAGCTCATACTTTTAGGTGTCCGAATCTCGGTATAACTAGCTGGGTAAGGCTGCCAATCCATGATGCAGATTTTGGTTGGGGTCGGCCTATTTTTATGGAGCCTGGTGGGATTGCTTACGAGGGGTTGTCATTTATCTTACCAAGTCCGACCAACGATGGGAGCTTATCCGTGGCCATCTCTCTGCAAGCTGAACACATGAAACTGTTTGAGAAGTACATATCTGACATTTAAGAAGGTGAGCTTTTTGGGAAGCTCATCAATCCGCAAAgcgaagcagcagcagcaggctAGTTAGAGTAAATCAGAaatttgtctctctctctattctgGTTCACTCTAATCTCTTTACATTGTTGCTGTCTCCTCGTAGGTCATACCAACTGAAGTAAGCACACCCTTTCAACTTGTATCACCAATTTTATACCAcaaagtttattttatttttttgtctgggagtttattttattttgtctcagtttacttgtttatttaaATCTTCAGAACAATCTTACCTTCTTTTTCCTCGGATGCCTTGTTGTGTGAAGCCTATTCTCTTCAAAATGTCCAAAACATCATATAGCCTCAGCAATCTCCTTCATCTTGGTCAACACCATATGCTACGTATCtctaacaaattcaatcataattGGCTATAATATATAATTGCGTTACGTATTCCTAACAAATTCAATTATAATTAGCTATAACacgtaattagataacgtaataacaattaattataaCATGTAATTGCGTTACGTATccctaataaattcaatcataatTAACTATAACATgtaacaaattcaatcataatGAACTATAACATATAAGTCACACGTAAATTATTAGAGATATATGTATAAGCCCAAATAGGCTCGCCATATAAGGGTCATCTTGCGGACAAAGATTATAAAGATTTATACTGGACTTGCGGGCCTACCTAAGGGTATAGGCCTCCAAAAAATGGCGTATGCCGCTATTTACAACGCACACACGGTATTCTTTAGTAAAAGGCGAAAGAATAGTTCGCTATGTGTGCATTGCACGGCTGCGTGctttgttttgaatttcattcCTACTTTTATTCAAAACCAACTAATCTGAGTTTCGGCtgttttcgatgtgggactttaaAAGCCCAAAAACTAACATCCGTTTTGTGTAGGTAAACATATAACATTATATGAAACGTGAGCAGGTCAAACGTTTTCCTTTCACTAGAACAGCAGATCCAAATGGTGGCTTTCTAGATTTCTTCAACGCAGAACTGGAGAGGGCACCAAGAGCCACTGAAATCATTTTCCATACTTTTAATGAATGAATTGGAGAAAGAAGTTGTGGACGTTCTCAAGCCAAAGTTCCATCGTATCGATCTTCACCATCGTACCTCTCCACCTGCTGCTCAGTCAGATACCTGGAAGTAGCAATTTGAGGCTCAATTGAATTCAACTTATGGAAAGAAGAGCCTGAATGCCTTAAATGGCTTGACACCAAGGAACCCAACTCAGTTATCTATGTGAATTTTGGCAGCATCAAAGTTATAAGACCCACATCAATTCCTTTAGTTTGCTTGGGGACTTGCTAAATAGAAAGCAAAACATCTCGTGCCTTGTGGATAGTGAGACTCAGTTCTACCTCAAGAGTTCACAACAGATACTGAAGGTAGGGTTTGGCAGGTTGGTGTGCAAGGGAAAGTCCTTAAACACCCTTCAATAGGAGGGTTTTTTTGACACATAGTGGCTCGAACTCGATGTTCAAGAAAGATAAAACTGGGCAAAAGTATGTGCGGGGAGAACGAGGTCGGAACCCACAAATGAGAGTTAACTCCATAAAACAGGGCTGATTGGTTTGAGCATTTTGAGACATTTTATT
This genomic interval carries:
- the LOC120008006 gene encoding shikimate O-hydroxycinnamoyltransferase-like → MIINVKESNMVRPAEETPQKGLWNANVDLVVPRFHTPSVYFYRPTRASNFFDPRVLKEALSKALVPFYPMAGRLRRDEDGRIEINCNAEGVQLNVAETNSVIDDFGDFAPTMELKQLIPTVDYSGDIGAFPLLVLQVTYFKCGGVSLGVGMQHHVADGFSGLHFVNTWSDMARGLELTIPPFIDRTLLRARDPPQPQFPHIEYQPPPSLKAPLQATPQSGPESTAVAIFKLTRNQLVTLKGKSKENGNTINYSSYEMLASHVWRSACKARGLADDQETKLYIATDGRSRLQPPLLPGYFGNVIFTATPIAVAGDLQSKPAWYAASQIHDSLARMDNDYLRSALDYLELQPDLSKLVRGAHTFRCPNLGITSWVRLPIHDADFGWGRPIFMEPGGIAYEGLSFILPSPTNDGSLSVAISLQAEHMKLFEKYISDI